One Robbsia sp. KACC 23696 DNA segment encodes these proteins:
- a CDS encoding RraA family protein, with protein sequence MSIPGNRIHPAPACAPDAIVTGLRDVVVPHLSDNLARSVGIGGLTRYNRTGKLVGTAFTVKCRPGDNLMIYKALTMMSAGHVLVVDGAGHLDNALVGELIKLYALQRGCVGFVIDGAIRDVACFTDFPCYARGVNHKGPYKDGPGEINVPVSIGGQVVMPGDIVVGDEDGVVCFPQASAEHLLTLADAHRRKEDAIQQEIASGVPDQAWITKILTAKGLI encoded by the coding sequence ATGTCTATCCCCGGCAACCGCATCCATCCCGCACCGGCGTGTGCACCCGACGCCATCGTCACCGGCTTGCGTGACGTCGTCGTGCCGCACCTCAGCGACAATCTGGCCCGCAGCGTCGGCATCGGCGGCCTGACTCGCTATAACAGGACAGGCAAGCTGGTCGGTACCGCTTTCACCGTCAAATGCCGTCCTGGCGACAATCTGATGATCTACAAGGCGCTGACGATGATGTCGGCCGGCCACGTGCTCGTCGTCGATGGCGCCGGGCATCTCGATAATGCTTTGGTCGGAGAATTGATCAAGCTATATGCGTTGCAGCGCGGTTGCGTCGGCTTCGTGATCGACGGCGCCATTCGCGATGTGGCGTGCTTTACCGATTTTCCCTGCTACGCGCGAGGGGTGAATCACAAAGGTCCTTACAAGGATGGTCCCGGTGAAATCAATGTGCCGGTATCGATTGGCGGACAGGTGGTGATGCCGGGCGATATCGTGGTGGGAGACGAAGACGGTGTCGTCTGTTTTCCGCAAGCGTCCGCCGAGCACTTGTTGACCCTCGCGGACGCGCATCGCCGCAAGGAAGACGCGATTCAGCAGGAGATTGCCAGCGGTGTGCCCGATCAGGCGTGGATCACCAAGATCCTGACAGCGAAGGGCCTTATCTGA
- a CDS encoding alpha/beta fold hydrolase — MHDRIHYWTTAPASPSLHYTVSSVTSMLEHARPTLVLLHELGGSVDSWNAVVQSLARRFTVLCADQRGHGLSEKTRSPYTIENLAEDLHAVLSDAAARGVIGDIDRNPIWLLGLAAGAATAAVYAAHHHGVAGVILCCPALEVDAERRDYLETRAQRAVEEGMSAIVEASLARSYPPLLRERLGMPAFEDYRARFLANDPVAYANANRALGGGQARNALAALRLPCLMLAGKHDLLRPSAQVRALTMDHPRIVFSEIDAGHLAAVQAPQALAASVERFIDADGLSTTEHGMSRGTAAAASAPLPHRVNA; from the coding sequence ATGCATGATCGCATTCATTACTGGACCACCGCGCCGGCCTCGCCGTCGCTGCACTACACCGTCAGCAGCGTGACATCGATGCTGGAACACGCGCGCCCCACCCTCGTCTTGCTGCATGAGTTGGGCGGCAGCGTCGACAGCTGGAACGCGGTTGTGCAATCCCTGGCGCGCCGCTTTACCGTGCTATGCGCCGACCAGCGCGGGCATGGCCTCTCCGAGAAAACGCGCTCGCCTTATACCATCGAGAATCTTGCCGAGGACCTGCATGCGGTTTTATCGGATGCCGCGGCGCGCGGTGTGATTGGCGATATCGATCGCAACCCGATATGGCTGCTCGGCTTGGCGGCCGGTGCCGCGACGGCGGCGGTGTATGCCGCACACCATCATGGCGTTGCGGGCGTGATTCTGTGTTGCCCGGCATTGGAAGTCGATGCCGAGCGCCGCGATTATCTCGAAACGCGCGCGCAACGGGCCGTCGAGGAAGGCATGTCGGCCATCGTGGAGGCATCGTTGGCGCGATCCTATCCGCCGCTCTTGCGCGAGCGGCTCGGCATGCCGGCGTTCGAGGATTATCGCGCGCGATTCCTGGCGAACGATCCGGTCGCGTATGCGAACGCGAATCGCGCGCTCGGCGGCGGTCAGGCACGCAATGCGCTGGCAGCGTTACGCCTGCCCTGCCTGATGCTGGCCGGTAAGCATGATCTTCTGCGGCCGTCGGCGCAAGTCCGCGCGTTGACGATGGACCATCCCAGGATCGTTTTCTCGGAAATCGATGCGGGACATCTGGCGGCGGTGCAGGCACCGCAGGCGCTGGCGGCATCGGTGGAACGATTTATCGATGCCGATGGCCTATCGACCACCGAACACGGCATGTCGCGCGGCACGGCGGCAGCCGCATCCGCTCCTTTGCCGCACCGCGTAAATGCCTGA
- a CDS encoding LysR family transcriptional regulator translates to MLNYKQMEALYWIVKLGSFEASARKLNTSQSAISKRIRELESTFDVRVFDRSHRTALLTEKGEELFTYAKEILEHRDQIVEAISAKEVLVSRLRIGVTELTALTWLPAWVAAIKRHYPKVIVEAEVELSATLHDRLAADTVDIIVAPAVPIDDALMSTPLAEVENAWMCAPDGVPREASIPLAAIDRFPLLLQGNLSGTGSTYARFLQQNGVTLPKASSSNNLVAQIGLTLSGVGVSYLPRQCLQYLVDGGALGIIKTVPPLPAISYVAMYRASHARALTVEVATLARECCDFNVLLLAPRSPLQAHRT, encoded by the coding sequence ATGCTGAACTACAAGCAGATGGAAGCGTTGTACTGGATCGTGAAGCTGGGATCCTTCGAAGCGTCGGCGCGCAAGTTGAATACCAGTCAGTCAGCGATTTCGAAACGCATCCGGGAGCTGGAAAGCACCTTCGACGTACGCGTATTCGACCGCAGTCATCGCACGGCGCTGCTAACGGAAAAGGGCGAGGAGCTTTTTACGTATGCAAAGGAAATCCTCGAACACCGCGACCAGATCGTCGAGGCGATCAGTGCAAAGGAAGTACTCGTCAGTCGCCTGCGTATCGGCGTGACCGAATTGACCGCGTTGACCTGGCTACCCGCGTGGGTCGCCGCGATCAAGCGGCATTATCCGAAGGTGATCGTCGAGGCGGAAGTGGAATTGAGCGCGACGCTGCATGATCGACTGGCGGCGGACACGGTCGATATCATCGTCGCGCCCGCAGTCCCGATCGATGACGCGCTGATGTCGACGCCGCTTGCCGAGGTGGAAAACGCCTGGATGTGCGCACCCGACGGCGTGCCGCGCGAGGCTAGCATTCCGCTCGCGGCGATCGATCGTTTTCCGCTGCTGCTGCAGGGCAATCTCTCGGGCACCGGCTCGACCTATGCCCGTTTCCTCCAGCAAAACGGCGTGACGCTGCCCAAAGCCTCGTCGAGCAATAATCTGGTGGCACAGATCGGCCTGACCTTGTCCGGAGTCGGCGTCAGTTATCTGCCGCGCCAATGCTTGCAATATCTGGTCGATGGCGGCGCGCTCGGTATTATCAAGACGGTGCCGCCCTTGCCCGCCATCTCCTATGTGGCGATGTACCGTGCAAGCCATGCACGGGCGCTGACCGTCGAAGTCGCGACGCTGGCACGGGAGTGCTGTGACTTCAACGTGTTGCTGCTGGCGCCGCGCTCGCCGTTGCAGGCGCATCGGACATAG
- a CDS encoding aminotransferase class I/II-fold pyridoxal phosphate-dependent enzyme — MSLQSIPAASAFLSHRITAIKSSPSMAAKALVDQLRAEGRDIIDFTIGEPDLPTPQPIVDAAIAAMRAGETKYTGASGTPALRNAIVTKLRRDNGLTYDANEIVVGNGGKHIIFDALAVTLNPGDEVIIHAPYWLSYPDMVKVNEGVPVIVTGSEEDAFKLLPAQLEAAITARTKWLILNTPNNPTGTVYSEDELRALGAVLARHPHVWVMSDEIYEHFVFDGQRHVSPIAAMPSLKGRSLIINGASKGYAMTGWRIGYGAGPIALIQAITKLISQTTTCPNAVAQAAAVAAFGGSQEAPRQAAALYEGRARLMADLLAEAQGIAIGRPKGAFYHFPCVRDLIGKRTPEGRLLETDGDIVQYFTECAGVATLEGSVYGVGPYLRLSFATSDAAIREGCRRLVVACNALR; from the coding sequence ATGTCCCTGCAATCCATCCCCGCCGCATCGGCGTTTCTCTCGCATCGCATCACCGCGATCAAATCGTCGCCGAGCATGGCGGCCAAAGCGTTGGTCGACCAATTGCGCGCAGAAGGCCGCGACATCATCGACTTCACGATCGGCGAACCGGATCTGCCCACGCCGCAGCCGATCGTCGACGCAGCGATCGCGGCAATGCGTGCCGGCGAGACGAAATACACCGGCGCGAGCGGGACACCGGCGTTGCGCAATGCGATTGTCACGAAATTGCGCCGGGACAACGGATTGACGTATGACGCCAATGAAATCGTCGTCGGCAACGGCGGCAAGCATATTATTTTCGACGCGCTCGCGGTGACCTTGAATCCCGGCGACGAGGTCATCATCCATGCCCCGTACTGGCTGTCCTATCCCGATATGGTCAAGGTCAACGAAGGTGTTCCCGTCATCGTCACCGGGAGCGAGGAGGACGCATTCAAGCTGCTTCCCGCGCAGTTGGAAGCGGCGATCACTGCCCGTACCAAATGGTTGATCCTGAACACCCCGAATAACCCGACGGGTACCGTGTATTCGGAGGACGAACTGCGCGCACTGGGTGCCGTGCTGGCGCGGCATCCGCACGTCTGGGTGATGTCCGATGAAATCTACGAGCATTTCGTCTTCGACGGTCAGCGCCATGTCTCGCCCATCGCGGCGATGCCGTCATTGAAGGGCCGTAGCCTGATCATCAACGGCGCCTCGAAAGGGTATGCGATGACCGGCTGGCGTATCGGCTATGGCGCCGGTCCGATCGCCTTGATCCAGGCCATCACCAAGCTCATCTCGCAAACCACCACCTGCCCGAATGCGGTGGCCCAGGCCGCGGCGGTGGCCGCGTTCGGCGGCAGTCAGGAGGCGCCGCGGCAGGCTGCCGCCTTATATGAGGGCCGGGCGCGGCTCATGGCGGATCTGCTTGCCGAGGCGCAAGGCATCGCCATTGGACGGCCGAAGGGCGCTTTCTATCATTTCCCCTGCGTGCGCGACTTGATCGGCAAGCGCACGCCGGAAGGGCGTCTGCTGGAAACGGATGGCGACATCGTGCAGTACTTCACCGAATGCGCGGGCGTGGCGACGCTGGAAGGCAGCGTTTATGGCGTCGGTCCGTATCTGCGCTTGTCGTTTGCCACGTCGGATGCGGCGATTCGGGAAGGATGTCGTCGTCTGGTCGTCGCCTGCAACGCCTTGCGCTAA